In a single window of the Nocardioides massiliensis genome:
- a CDS encoding MFS transporter, whose amino-acid sequence MTVRTAAPTSLAALSAARRWTMLGVSTAAQAGSAVMIHGPAFLIPALHRDHGLSLVQAGLVAAAPIAGVMVALVAWGAVVDRLGERFVLLAGLTATAGAGLIATQTTEPVALGLALLLAGAAAASTASASGRVVVGWFPPRQRGLAMGIRHMSQPAGVGIAAVTMAVLALEHSIAAALWVPTAAAAISIAGVALTVVDPPRPERTVVTGANPYRAEPRLGYLARIHVVSVLLVVPQFLVWTFAVVWLVDERGWHPGAAGVLVGTAQLTGVLARVVAGWASDRVGNRMRPLRAVAVMAGVVMALLALTDALDSGLGVGPRGQPHASATRRRRHGRCGHGAARADRCTRLRAGRPPARRRHRSHRRGQRTGFHRRRRASRTVLVRAGAGGAEHCAVPRRSRRTPGRRPGDHPRRVRRDLRHRRGAPSAGVSARPHHR is encoded by the coding sequence GTGACCGTCCGGACCGCCGCGCCCACCTCGCTCGCTGCGCTCAGCGCGGCGCGTCGGTGGACGATGCTCGGGGTCTCGACCGCCGCCCAGGCCGGGTCGGCGGTGATGATCCACGGGCCGGCGTTCCTCATCCCCGCTCTGCACCGTGACCACGGGCTGTCCCTGGTCCAGGCCGGTCTCGTCGCCGCCGCGCCGATCGCCGGTGTCATGGTGGCGCTGGTCGCTTGGGGAGCCGTCGTCGACCGGCTCGGGGAACGGTTCGTGCTGCTCGCCGGGCTGACCGCGACCGCGGGCGCCGGGCTGATCGCCACGCAGACCACCGAACCCGTGGCCCTCGGGCTGGCCCTCCTGCTCGCCGGCGCAGCGGCCGCCAGCACGGCCAGCGCGTCGGGGCGCGTGGTCGTCGGCTGGTTCCCACCCCGTCAGCGCGGGTTGGCCATGGGGATCCGACACATGTCCCAGCCGGCGGGCGTGGGCATCGCAGCTGTCACGATGGCCGTCCTCGCCCTCGAGCACAGCATCGCCGCAGCGCTGTGGGTGCCGACCGCGGCCGCGGCGATCAGCATCGCCGGTGTCGCGCTCACCGTCGTCGACCCGCCACGACCCGAGCGGACCGTCGTCACCGGCGCCAACCCCTACCGGGCCGAGCCGCGGCTGGGCTACCTCGCGCGCATCCACGTCGTCTCGGTGCTCCTGGTGGTCCCGCAGTTCCTGGTCTGGACCTTCGCCGTGGTGTGGTTGGTCGACGAGCGCGGCTGGCATCCCGGGGCGGCCGGTGTCCTCGTCGGGACGGCCCAGCTGACCGGGGTCCTCGCCCGGGTGGTGGCGGGCTGGGCGTCGGACCGCGTGGGCAACCGCATGCGTCCGCTACGCGCCGTCGCCGTCATGGCAGGTGTGGTCATGGCGCTGCTCGCGCTGACCGATGCACTCGACTCCGGGCTGGGCGTCGGACCGCGTGGGCAACCGCATGCGTCCGCTACGCGCCGTCGCCGTCATGGCAGGTGTGGTCATGGCGCTGCTCGCGCTGACCGATGCACTCGACTCCGGGCTGGCCGTCCTCCTGCTCGTCGCCGCCACCGGTCTCACCGTCGCGGACAACGGACTGGCTTTCACCGCCGTCGCCGAGCGAGCCGGACCGTTCTGGTCCGGGCGGGCGCTGGGGGCGCAGAACACTGCGCAGTACCTCGCCGCAGCCGCCGTACCCCCGGTCGCCGGCCTGGCGATCACCCACGTCGGGTACGCCGCGACCTTCGCCATCGCCGCGGTGCTCCCTCTGCTGGCGTCTCCGCTCGTCCCCATCACCGATGA